One Setaria viridis chromosome 5, Setaria_viridis_v4.0, whole genome shotgun sequence genomic region harbors:
- the LOC117856982 gene encoding uncharacterized protein, giving the protein MDETPTSSGQSEASSSEPSWWPPDFLEKIESASISRKQDVLGNLRTSSWKASQLLWSQGSYSGLIPNGFYSIIPDKKLKETFPNIPSLDDLQALEADGLKADIIIVDTERDKKVFMLKQLSAALVKGLNSSPALVIKKIAGLVFDCFKRQNVDSSPARGSTEDTHFFGNKGPQLLGQIRHGSCRPRAILFKVLADAVGLESKLVVGLPDDGAVGFVDSYKHMSVVVSLNSMELLVDLMRFPGQLIPFSAKAIFISHISAAGESDSAENDSCDSPLEPNSPLYGLSDKVEAEGIESSSNLSGRSLRNMMLRSRTFSEGKLSTSCSEPNIANAFWRRSQRKGVAEESRGASSSSFSSPEHPLMRARGRSILGGEKQPFQEYTESGSASRSDGLSGTSTSNARRIRRRSISITPEIGDDIVRAVRAMNETLKQNRLQRDHVEGSCSYVTEDQNNANDCPNDDDASRRVGATDNGSRNRTGSTQKAMSLPSSPHEYRGQVTEKNDDFMSKEKMALAWNKVFQSSPFLNKPLLPFEEWNIDFSEITIGTRVGIGFFGEVFRGIWNGTDVAIKVFLEQDLTTENMEDFCNEIYILSRLRHPNVILFLGACITPPHLSMVTEYMEMGSLYYLIHMSGQKKKLSWRRRLKIIRDICRGLMCIHRMKIVHRDLKSANCLVNKHWTVKICDFGLSRVMIDSPMTDNSSAGTPEWMAPELIRNEPFTEKCDIFSLGVIMWELCTLSRPWEGISPVQVVYAVANEGSRLEIPEGPLGRLIADCWAEPDNRPSCQEILTRLLDCEYAVS; this is encoded by the exons ATGGATGAAACACCAACTAGTTCCGGGCAATCTGAAGCTAGTTCAAGTGAACCTAGTTGGTGGCCCCCAGACTTTTTGGAGAAAATAGAGTCTGCTTCCATATCGAGGAAACAGGATGTTTTGGGTAATCTAAGGACCTCATCCTGGAAGGCTTCTCAATTACTGTGGTCCCAAGGATCTTACTCAGGGTTAATCCCGAATGGTTTCTACTCAATCATCCCG GATAAAAAGTTGAAGGAGACTTTCCCAAACATTCCGTCACTAGATGACCTGCAAGCTCTTGAAGCGGATGGGCTTAAGGCTGACATAATTATTGTAGACACCGAGAGGGATAAGAAGGTTTTCATGTTGAAGCAGCTTAGTGCTGCACTTGTGAAAGGGTTAAACTCTAGCCCAGCATTGGTGATAAAGAAAATAGCAGGTTTG GTTTTTGACTGCTTCAAGAGACAAAATGTTGATTCTAGTCCAGCAAGAGGCTCGACTGAAGATACCCATTTCTTTGGAAATAAAGGACCACAACTTCTAGGGCAGATAAGACATGGGTCATGCCGACCCCGAGCTATTCTATTTAAAGTTCTTGCAGATGCTGTTGGCCTTGAGAGTAAACTTGTAGTG GGTCTACCTGATGATGGTGCTGTTGGATTTGTGGACTCTTACAAACATATGTCTGTGGTAGTTTCACTGAACTCTATGGAGCTGCTAGTTGATCTTATGCGATTTCCAGGCCAGTTGATTCCTTTTTCAGCTAAGGCTATCTTTATATCACATATCTCTGCTGCGGGTGAAAGCGACTCAGCTGAAAATGATTCGTGTGATTCTCCTCTTGAGCCTAACAGCCCTCTTTATGGATTGTCTGATAAAGTTGAAGCTGAAGG AATTGAATCTTCATCAAATCTATCTGGACGCTCATTGCGTAATATGATGTTGAGATCAAGAACATTTTCAGAGGGAAAATTAAG CACGTCATGCAGTGAGCCAAATATAGCAAATGCCTTTTGGAGGCGCAGCCAAAGGAAAGGAGTTGCTGAAGAATCCCGTGGTGCTAGTTCAAG TTCCTTTTCCAGTCCGGAGCATCCATTAATGAGAGCAAGGGGAAGATCTATACTTGGCGGTGAGAAGCAACCATTTCAAGAATACACAGAAAGTGGATCTGCATCAAG ATCAGATGGTCTTAGTGGCACTTCAACATCTAATGCTCGAAGAATAAGACGAAGAAGCATTAGCATCACACCTGAGATTGGAGATGACATTGTGAG GGCAGTTCGGGCTATGAATGAAACACTAAAGCAAAATCGCCTCCAAAGGGATCATGTTGAAGGTTCATGCTCATATGTTACGGAGGACCAAAACAATGCAAATGACTGCCCAAATGAT gATGATGCGTCTCGAAGAGTCGGTGCTACTGACAATGGCTCAAGAAACCGAACTGGTTCTACTCAGAAGGCCATGTCATTACCTTCGTCGCCACATGAATATAGGGGTCAAGTTACTGAAAAGAATGACGATTTTATGAGTAAAGAGAAGATGGCACTGGCATGGAACAAAGTATTCCAGAGCTCTCCATTTCTTAATAAGCCGTTATTGCCTTTTGAGGAATGGAACATAGATTTCTCCGAGATAACCATTGGCACACGGGTTGGAATAG GATTCTTTGGAGAGGTTTTCCGTGGTATATGGAACGGAACCGATGTTGCCATCAAAGTGTTTCTAGAACAAGATCTAACAACTGAAAATATGGAAGATTTTTGCAATGAGATATACATCCTGAG TCGGCTACGACACCCGAATG TTATATTGTTTCTTGGTGCATGCATTACGCCTCCACACCTGTCAATGGTTACTGAATATATGGAGATGGGATCACTGTACTATCTCATCCATATGAGTGGTCAGAAAAAGAAGCTCAGTTGGCGTAGGAGGTTGAAAATTATTCGAGATATATGCAG GGGATTGATGTGCATACACCGCATGAAGATAGTTCACAGGGATCTCAAAAGTGCAAACTGCCTGGTGAACAAGCATTGGACTGTCAAGATATGTGACTTCGGTCTATCTCGAGTGATGATTGATAGTCCTATGACTGATAACTCCTCTGCTGGCACCCCAGAATGGATGGCCCCTGAGCTTATCCGGAATGAACCTTTCACAGAGAAATGTGATATATTTAGCCTTGGTGTTATCATGTGGGAGCTGTGCACATTGAGTCGCCCGTGGGAGGGCATCTCTCCAGTTCAA GTAGTTTACGCGGTAGCTAATGAAGGATCACGTCTCGAGATTCCTGAAGGACCTCTCGGCAGGTTAATTGCAG ATTGCTGGGCAGAGCCTGATAATCGGCCGAGCTGCCAGGAGATCCTCACCCGCTTGCTGGACTGCGAATACGCTGTCAGCTGA
- the LOC117857973 gene encoding uncharacterized protein produces the protein MDGKLPPPNPNLPYREDCWSEGETAALVDAWGSRYLDLNRGSLRQPQWREVAEAVNSRPGASARRRPPRTDIQCKNRVDTLKKKYKAERARGGSSPWAFYGQLDLLVGPTLSGAAAGGGGGKKPSPPRAALPVFRRRRSPSRSPSPQSPPPLPMALPLTNYHRGSNLPSANLIHKAAAAAAAAATESESEDGYNNDYDDDDGYQQSPSRSVSSRSGGGATAAAPAVGSKRKMSSGSGGFGELARAIETFADMYERMEAAKQRHAEEMERQRIKFLKDLELKRMQAFVDMQLQLARAKHARKGDASSEMLMSLAALPFLSSPSYL, from the coding sequence atGGACGggaagctgccgccgccgaaccCGAACCTGCCGTACCGGGAGGACTGCTGGAGCGAGGGCGAGACGGCGGCGCTCGTCGACGCCTGGGGCTCGCGCTACCTCGACCTCAACCGCGGCAGCCTCCGCCAGCCGCAGTGGCGGGAGGTCGCCGAGGCCGTCAACTCCCGCCCGGGggcctccgcgcgccgccgaccgccgcgcACCGACATCCAGTGCAAGAACCGCGTCGACACGCTCAAGAAGAAGTACAAGGCCGAGCGCGCCCGCGGCGGGTCCTCGCCGTGGGCCTTCTACGGCCAACTCGACCTCCTCGTCGGGCCAAcgctctccggcgccgccgccggcggcggcggcggcaagaagccgtccccgccgcgcgccgcgctgccCGTGTTCAGGAGGCGCCGGTCGCCGTCGCGCTCCCCGTCGCCGCAATCGCCACCGCCGCTTCCCATGGCGCTCCCCCTCACCAATTACCACCGCGGCTCCAATCTCCCCTCGGCGAACCTCATCCACaaggcggccgcggcagccgccgccgctgccacggaGTCTGAATCAGAAGACGGCTACAACAACGACTACGACGATGATGACGGCTATCAGCAGTCGCCGTCGCGCTCTGTATCTTCACGCTCCGGTGGTGGTgccactgccgccgctcctgctgTCGGCAGCAAGAGGAAGATGAGCAGCGGGAGTGGTGGGTTCGGGGAGCTAGCGAGGGCAATTGAGACATTTGCGGATATGTACGAGCGCATGGAGGCCGCGAAGCAGAGGCATGCGGAGGAGATGGAGAGGCAGCGGATCAAGTTCCTCAAGGATCTGGAGCTCAAGCGTATGCAGGCTTTTGTGGACATGCAGCTGCAGCTTGCAAGGGCAAAGCACGCCAGGAAGGGTGACGCTTCATCGGAGATGCTAATGTCTCTAGCGGCACTGCCGTTCCTCAGCAGCCCTTCTTACCTCTGA